Proteins from a genomic interval of Musa acuminata AAA Group cultivar baxijiao chromosome BXJ1-9, Cavendish_Baxijiao_AAA, whole genome shotgun sequence:
- the LOC135592563 gene encoding transcription factor MYBS3-like: MERKCCEGVESEHNSRNSISPRRMVGGGLRLFGVQFEMAASPMKKCFSTDCLTCPAAASSSPSPSSSSSLVSIDETAEKTSNGYLSDGLVIRTQERKKGVAWTEEEHKLFLAGLERLGRGDWRGISRNFVTTRTPTQVASHAQKYFLRQSGLNKKKRRSSLFDVVSSHEIAAQIGHSPNLEEHSPVLSLRTTCRRIPETAVFDLNTSEQESETHISSCLSLMHNCSISTVSQSYSLVEVHHEQPCHVDLDLSISTSRPNHNLETSISGLVFEII; this comes from the exons ATGGAAAGGAAATGTTGTGAAGGTGTGGAGAGTGAGCATAACTCGAGGAATTCAATCAGCCCGAGAAGGATGGTGGGAGGTGGACTGAGACTCTTCGGTGTGCAGTTTGAGATGGCGGCTTCCCCCATGAAGAAGTGTTTCAGCACCGACTGCCTCACCTGTCCTGCCGCTGCTTCATCTTCCCCTTCCCCGTCGTCATCTTCTTCTCTTGTTTCTATTGATGAAACCGCTGAGAAGACCTCTAATGGCTATCTCTCTGATGGCCTGGTTATCAGAACTCAAGAACGCAAGAAAG GAGTTGCTTGGACGGAGGAAGAGCACAAACTATTCCTAGCAGGGCTTGAGAGACTCggaaggggagattggcgaggcaTCTCTCGCAACTTTGTGACCACAAGAACACCAACTCAAGTGGCCAGTCATGCCCAGAAATATTTCCTGCGACAGAGCGGCCTCAACAAGAAGAAGCGTCGTTCCAGTCTCTTCGATGTG GTCTCGAGTCATGAGATTGCAGCTCAAATCGGTCACTCTCCGAACCTAGAAGAGCATTCCCCTGTTCTGTCACTTCGCACAACATGCCGCAGAATCCCTGAGACCGCTGTTTTCGATCTCAACACTTCGGAACAAGAATCAGAAACCCACATTTCTTCATGCCTCAGTCTGATGCATAATTGCTCCATCAGCACGGTATCACAGTCGTATTCCTTGGTGGAAGTGCATCACGAGCAACCATGTCATGTGGATTTAGACCTCAGCATATCCACATCGAGGCCAAATCACAATCTTGAGACCTCAATCAGCGGTCTGGTATTCGAGATCATCTGA